One window of Phoenix dactylifera cultivar Barhee BC4 chromosome 5, palm_55x_up_171113_PBpolish2nd_filt_p, whole genome shotgun sequence genomic DNA carries:
- the LOC103713174 gene encoding probable signal recognition particle 43 kDa protein, chloroplastic, translating into MDNRAQWLETPKPSHPLLLGCTLILFYHTGHKQQKPLSLSLSLARSLSPSPPLMEAMLINPSLSHLKLPLPKPKSLPYFQFIAATYLRRGHQRHGGVRSFAFQDQFPQPASPIQPREQDKEEEDYGDVSRIIGSRTVRSPLYGDDGSVSTSTSTEYLIEWKDGHAPSWVRASAIAADVVAEYETPWWTAARKADAAALSALLADESAARDPDAEDADGRTALHFAAGLGSEECIRLLAAAGADVGRPERAGGGLTPLHAAAGYGQAVAVRALLEVGADPGAVDGRGRTALELAREVLAATPAVALGRRAGLAAAAAELEGAVYEWAEVERVLEGRGEGKKREYLVEWKDGGREWVGKEWVAEDLVADFEAGLEYGVAEAVVGRREAAEGVGKEYLVKWVDIEEATWEPEANVDPELVQEFERRRTEAELPAELSAAAVAVKKEEEEDGKESGAPQETAVG; encoded by the coding sequence ATGGACAATAGGGCCCAATGGTTGGAAACCCCAAAACCCTCCCATCCTCTTCTGCTCGGTTGCACCCTTATCCTATTCTATCACACTGGCCATAAACAAcaaaaacctctctctctctctctctcgctcgctcgctcgctctctccctccccccccctCATGGAGGCAATGCTCATAAACCCCTCTCTTTCCCACCTCAAGctccctcttccaaaaccgaAATCCCTTCCTTACTTCCAATTCATCGCCGCAACCTATCTCCGCCGAGGCCACCAGCGCCACGGCGGCGTCCGGTCCTTCGCCTTCCAAGACCAATTCCCGCAGCCCGCATCTCCAATCCAACCACGAGAACAGgacaaggaagaagaggactACGGAGACGTCAGCCGGATCATCGGTAGCCGAACCGTCCGATCACCTCTCTATGGCGACGATGGCTCCGTCTCAACCTCCACCTCCACCGAGTACCTGATCGAGTGGAAGGATGGCCACGCCCCCTCCTGGGTCCGCGCCTCCGCCATCGCTGCCGACGTGGTGGCGGAGTACGAGACACCCTGGTGGACCGCCGCCAGGAAGGCCGACGCCGCCGCCCTCTCGGCCCTCCTCGCCGACGAGTCGGCTGCCCGGGATCCCGACGCGGAGGACGCCGACGGCCGGACGGCGCTCCACTTCGCGGCGGGGCTGGGGTCGGAGGAGTGCATCCGGTTGCTGGCGGCAGCGGGGGCGGACGTGGGGCGGCCGGAGCGGGCCGGCGGGGGGCTGACGCCGCTGCACGCGGCTGCGGGGTACGGGCAGGCGGTGGCGGTGCGGGCGCTACTGGAGGTTGGAGCGGACCCAGGGGCGGTGGACGGCCGCGGGAGGACGGCGCTGGAGCTGGCGAGGGAGGTGCTGGCGGCGACACCAGCGGTGGCGTTGGGGAGGCGGGCGGGGCtggctgcggcggcggcggagctgGAGGGGGCGGTGTACGAGTGGGCGGAGGTGGAAAGGGTGCTtgaggggaggggggaggggaagAAGAGGGAGTACCTGGTGGAGTGGAAGGATGGGGGAAGGGAGTGGGTGGGGAAGGAATGGGTGGCGGAGGATTTGGTGGCGGACTTCGAGGCCGGGCTGGAGTACGGGGTGGCTGAGGCGGTGGTGGGGAGGAgggaggcggcggagggagtTGGGAAGGAGTATTTGGTGAAGTGGGTGGATATTGAGGAGGCGACGTGGGAGCCGGAGGCTAATGTGGATCCAGAGCTGGTGCAGGAGTTCGAGCGGCGGCGGACGGAGGCGGAGTTGCCGGCGGAGCTATCGGCGGCTGCGGTAGCCgtgaaaaaggaggaggaggaggacgggaaGGAATCTGGTGCACCGCAAGAGACGGCTGTAGGGTGA
- the LOC103713173 gene encoding L-ascorbate oxidase homolog, whose translation MTLDTAAFALLCCLSISIFVGAESPYRFFTWNVTFGDIYPLGVRQQGILINGQFPGPDIYSVSNDNLIINVHNSLTEPFLISWNGVQQRRNSWEDGVSGTNCPIPPGKNFTYILQAKDQIGSFFYFPSLYFHKAAGGFGGFRILSRPLIPVPFPEPAGDYTVLIGDWYKANHKVLRARLDRGKKLAFPDGILINGRGPNGASFTVDQGKIYRLRISNVGLQHSLNIRIQGHKMKLVEVEGTHTLQNTYSSIDIHVGQSVSVLITADQPPKDYYVAVSTRFTTTTLTTTAVLHYSNSREKVSGPIPGGPTTQIDWSLNQGRSFRTNLTASGPRPNPQGSYHYGMINVTRTIRLANSAAQVNGKQRYAVNSVSYVEPDTPLKLADHFKIGGVFRLGSISDNPTGTKVYLDTSVMAADFRTFVEIVFENKESIVQSWHLDGYNFWVVGMDGGKWSPASRKGYNLRDAVSRCTAQVYPRSWTAVYVMLDNVGMWNVRTEFWSRRYLGQQFYLRVYSPLESIRDEYPIPKNALLCGKATGRYTRPL comes from the exons ATGACTTTAGACACCGCAGCCTTTGCTCTCTTATGTTGTCTTTCAATCTCCATCTTCGTTGGTGCCGAGAGTCCGTATAGATTTTTCACTTGGAATGTTACTTTTGGAGACATATACCCCCTTGGTGTAAGGCAGCAG GGGATACTGATCAATGGGCAATTCCCGGGACCAGATATCTACTCGGTCTCCAACGACAATCTCATCATCAACGTGCACAATAGCTTGACCGAGCCCTTCCTCATCTCATG GAATGGAGTGCAGCAAAGGAGAAACTCATGGGAGGATGGGGTCTCAGGAACCAACTGCCCAATTCCACCAGGGAAGAACTTCACCTACATTTTGCAGGCGAAGGACCAAATTGGCAGCTTCTTCTACTTCCCCTCACTCTACTTCCACAAGGCGGCCGGCGGCTTCGGCGGTTTTCGAATCCTCAGCCGGCCTCTCATCCCTGTCCCCTTTCCGGAGCCCGCCGGTGACTACACCGTCCTCATCGGCGATTGGTACAAGGCCAATCATAAA GTTTTGAGAGCCAGGCTAGACCGTGGCAAGAAGCTTGCTTTCCCGGATGGCATTCTCATTAACGGCCGTGGCCCCAACGGCGCTTCTTTTACAGTTGATCAAG GCAAGATTTACAGGCTTCGGATCTCAAATGTTGGGCTCCAACATTCACTCAACATTCGAATCCAAGGTCATAAAATGAAGctggtggaggtggagggcacTCACACTCTCCAGAACACATACTCCTCCATCGACATCCATGTTGGCCAGTCGGTATCGGTTCTCATCACCGCCGACCAGCCGCCTAAGGATTACTATGTCGCCGTCTCCACTCGTTTCACCACCACCACCCTAACAACCACTGCTGTTCTTCATTACAGCAACTCCAGGGAGAAAGTTTCTGGCCCAATTCCAGGTGGGCCCACCACCCAGATCGACTGGTCTCTTAATCAGGGCCGTTCATTCCG gACCAACCTCACTGCAAGTGGACCAAGGCCAAACCCCCAAGGTTCATACCACTATGGCATGATCAATGTCACTCGCACCATAAGGCTCGCCAACTCGGCCGCCCAAGTGAACGGCAAGCAACGTTACGCAGTCAACAGCGTGTCCTACGTCGAGCCGGACACCCCCTTAAAACTTGCGGACCACTTCAAGATTGGAGGAGTTTTCCGGCTTGGAAGCATCTCCGACAACCCCACAGGTACAAAGGTGTACCTCGACACCTCGGTCATGGCTGCCGACTTCCGAACATTCGTAGAGATTGTGTTCGAAAACAAGGAGAGCATTGTCCAGAGCTGGCACCTTGATGGCTATAACTTCTGGGTCGTGGG GATGGATGGTGGGAAATGGAGTCCAGCTAGTCGAAAAGGTTACAATCTTAGAGATGCAGTATCTCGCTGCACTGCCCAA GTATATCCTAGGTCATGGACTGCAGTGTATGTTATGCTTGACAATGTGGGGATGTGGAACGTGAGGACTGAGTTCTGGTCACGTCGATATCTTGGGCAGCAATTTTATCTACGTGTATACTCTCCACTCGAATCAATAAGGGATGAGTATCCTATCCCCAAGAATGCCCTTCTCTGTGGCAAGGCAACTGGCCGATACACTCGCCCTCTCTAA
- the LOC120110752 gene encoding uncharacterized protein LOC120110752 — MSVDRNWMYHRLSENGYIRAKFCDGVKGFLEFAFTQLEYCSGDKIRCPCMRCDNQKFLNRDTVNVHLLRKGFTPGYSTWFAHGELLGAVAPVSTSAVEASTSMDVGCEHGQQYRTMVMEAMGPEEELHLSSALEVNHEEEPNKDAADFYSLLKDAEVPLWEGCKKHSKLSAITQLLNCKSEFNMSISCYDRIMKIVKNMLPESEKLPLDFYQSKKMLRKLGLEYTSIDVCENNCMLFYKETENLIECTICGHPRYKLRRNDGGGRRKDVPYRRLRYLPITPRLQRLFMSSRTAENMSWHVKEGDSDEMVHPACGEAWKHFDRIHPSFSTEPRNVRLGLCTDGFNPFSQSARSYSCWPVFVTVYNLPPSIYMKRPYIFLSLVISGPKSPGKSIDVLLRPLIDELKILWEVGVTTYDIFRKENFQMKAALLWTINNFPAYGMLSGWSTHEKLACPYCMENSKTFTLQHGGKTSFFDCHRQFLPMDHAYRYQVDGFFNGRIETDPPPPRLSGEELKNRVSALPNVTFGLKAPKHTILGFGKDHNWVKRSIFWELPYWHTLLIRHNLDVMHIVRNVFLNIFYTCMDAKGKTKDNVKARQDLELYCKRPKLRIQFVNGKLVKPPASYVLSKDQAMEVCEWVKGLRLPDRYASNISNIPSTSVGCIDRIKLLL, encoded by the exons ATGTCAGTTGATCGTAATTGGATGTACCACCGACTTAGTGAAAATGGTTATATAAGAGCTAAGTTCTGTGATGGAGTTAAAGGGTTCCTTGAGTTTGCATTTACTCAGTTAGAGTATTGTAGTGGTGATAAGATTAGATGCCCTTGTATGAGATGTGACAACCAGAAATTTCTTAACCGTGATACGGTCAATGTTCATCTGTTGAGAAAGGGGTTTACACCGGGGTATTCAACATGGTTTGCACATGGAGAGTTACTTGGTGCAGTTGCTCCTGTAAGTACAAGTGCAGTAGAAGCATCCACATCAATGGATGTTGGTTGTGAACATGGTCAGCAATATAGAACCATGGTGATGGAAGCTATGGGTCCAGAAGAGGAACTCCATTTGAGTAGTGCACTTGAAGTTAATCATGAGGAAGAGCCAAATAAGGatgctgcagatttttattctttgttgaaAGATGCAGAAGTACCTTTATGGGAAGGGTGTAAAAAACACTCTAAGTTATCTGCTATTACTCAATTATTAAATTGCAAGTCTGAATTTAATATGAGTATATCTTGCTATGAtcgaatcatgaaaatagtgaaGAATATGTTGCCAGAAAGTGAGAAGCTGCCCCTTGATTTCTATCAATCAAAGAAGATGCTTCGGAAGTTGGGGTTGGAGTATACAAGTATTGATGTTTGTGAGAATAATTGTATGCTATTCTATAAGGAAACAGAGAATTTGATTGAGTGTACTATTTGTGGTCATCCTCGATATAAACTCAGAAGAAATGATGGTGGTGGTAGGAGAAAAGATGTTCCTTATAGAAGGTTGCGATATCTTCCAATAACACCAAGACTTCAGAGGCTTTTTATGTCAAGCAGAACGGCTGAAAACATGTCATGGCATGTAAAGGAAGGTGATTCAGATGAGATGGTGCATCCTGCTTGTGGGGAGGCTTGGAAGCACTTTGACCGCATTCATCCATCCTTTTCTACCGAGCCTCGTAATGTGAGACTTGGGTTATGTACAGATGGTTTTAACCCTTTTAGCCAATCAGCTCGTTCTTATTCTTGTTGGCCAGTTTTCGTAACAGTTTACAATCTTCCACCATCAATATATATGAAACGACCCTACATTTTTCTAAGTTTAGTCATTTCTGGACCTAAGAGCCCCGGCAAAAGTATCGACGTCTTGCTTAGGCCTTTGATTGATGAACTTAAAATATTGTGGGAAGTAGGGGTCACCACTTATGACATTTTTAGAAAAGAGAATTTTCAAATGAAGGCAGCTTTATTGTGGACTATCAACAATTTTCCTGCATATGGCATGCTTTCAGGATGGAGTACACATGAAAAGTTGGCATGTCCgtattgtatggagaactcaaaAACTTTTACACTACAACATGGTGGGAAGACTTCTTTTTTTGACTGCCATCGTCAATTCTTGCCCATGGACCATGCATacagataccaagttgatggttTCTTCAATGGTAGAATAGAGACAGACCCCCCACCTCCTCGACTGTCTGGTGAGGAGTTGAAAAATAGGGTCTCTGCCTTGCCTAATGTAACTTTTGGTTTGAAAGCTCCTAAGCACACCATTCTTGGATTCGGTAAAGATCATAATTGGGTGAAAAGGAGCATATTTTGGGAGTTGCCCTATTGGCATACACTACTTATTCGACACAATTTAGATGTCATGCATATTGTTCGAAATGTGTTTCTCAATATATTTTACACTTGCATGGATGCAAAAGGGAAGACTAAAGATAATGTGAAAGCAAGGCAAGATTTAGAGCTGTATTGCAAGCGTCCCAAGTTGAGGATTCAATTTGTTAATGGAAAGCTAGTTAAGCCTCCAGCTTCCTATGTATTGTCCAAAGACCAAGCAATGGAGGTCTGCGAGTGGGTGAAAGGGTTAAGACTCCCTGATCGATATGCTTCAAACATATCGAA TATTCCCAGCACCAGTGTGGGATGCATTGACAGAATTAAGCTGTTACTTTAG